The genomic DNA TTTTTTAAGAATAAAGATTTTAGTGAAATATTTGAAATATATAATCAGAAATTTTTTGAAGAAATAGTCGAAATAGTTACAATGAGATATGAATACATAAAAAAAATTTCTATTTTATTAAATCTTAATTATAGAAAATTATTTGATAATAAGAGTGAATTAATTTTAACATATAAAAATTCTTTTGGTGATATAACAAAACTTAATAAAAATCAAATAATGAAAAAATTATTAGAGTATTATAAAAAAATAAAAGATAAAGAAAAAAAATATGGTTATTCTTTGATAGGTCCTCAAAAAGATGATTTTTTATTTTTGTTAAATGGAAAAGAAGCAAAATCATTTTCTTCTCAGGGAGAAAAAAAATCAATTATATTTGCATTAAAAATATCAGAAATAGATATGCTTATTAAAGAAAAAAGTGAAACACCTATTTTTTTAATAGATGATATTTCATCTTATTTTGACTCTATACGAAAAGAAAGTATAATAAAATATTTTGAAAATAGAGAAATACAACTCTTTTTAAGTTCTACTGATGATTTGGGAATTAATTCTAAAAAATTTAAAATATTTAAAGGTGATGTAAATGGATGAAATAAGAATTAATCCAGTAAATGAGATAGTAAAATTAGGAATAAAACAAAGTAGAATGTTAAAAGAAAGTATGATAAGAGCTTATTATAATAAAATAGTAGAACCATATTTTTTTGAAAATTCTATGATAATAAAATTAGATAATGATATATTGATTATAGGAGTAAAAAATTCTATATGGTTGCAAGAATTTACTTTGAAAAAAAATATAATCTTATATAAAATAAATAAAATTTTTGAAAATAACTATATAAAAAATATTAGATTTGAAATAAAAGAAAATATAAATCCAGAAAAAATATATGAGGAAAATTTTGAAAAATTTGAACCAGAAAAAATAAATTTAAAAAAAGAAGAGATAGAAAAGATAGAAAAAAAAATAGAAGAATATGATGAAGTGATAAAAGAAAAAATAAAAAATATGATGATATTATCTAAAAAAAAAGAAATCTATTTAAAAAATCATAATTATAAAAAATGTAAAAATTGTGGTATATATTTTTATAGTGAAAGAGATATATGTATAAATTGTTTTAATCAAAACAAACATAAAGAAAGAAAAAAATTATATAATATAATAAAAAATATTCCATTTATCAAGTATGAGGATTTGACAAATACACATATAACAAAAGAACAATTTTTAGATATTAGAGCAAAAATAAAAGATGAAGTAAGAAAAAAAATGATGGATGGAGCAAATAATAATAATATAAAAGTTTATAAAAAATATGCTAGAATTTATTTTATGATTGAAACACAAAATTCTAATGAAAAAGAAATAGAAAATTTAGTAAATAATTATTTAAAACGTCTAATATACTAAATATTTGGAGGGGAAAATGAGTTATAAAGCAGAAAATATTAAAGTCCTAGAAGGATTAGAAGCTGTTAGAAAAAGACCTGGAATGTATATAGGATCTACATCAATTAGAGGACTTCATCATTTAGTTTACGAAATAGTAGATAATAGTGTTGATGAAGCTTTAGCAGGTTATTGTAATAATATTCAAGTAAATATTTTACCAGATAATATAATAGAAATAAGAGATAATGGTAGAGGAATCCCAGTTGATTTACATCCAAAACATAATAAATCTGCACTTGAAATTATTATGACGGTTCTTCATGCGGGAGGAAAATTTGAAAAAAGTGGATATAAAGTATCTGGAGGACTTCATGGAGTTGGAGCTTCTGTAGTAAATGCTTTATCAGAATGGTGTGAAGTAGAATCAAGAAGAGATGGTGGAGTATTTTATCAAAAATATTTTAGAGGAAAACCAGTAGAACCAGTAAAAAAAATAGGGGACTGTTATGAAGAAACAGGTACAACAGTTAGGTTTAAAGCTGATTATGAGATATTTGAAACATTAGAATATGAGTTTGATACTTTAAAATCTAGATTAAAAGAACTTGCCTATTTAAATAAAGGATTATCTATAACTATTACAGATAGCAGAAAAGATAAAGAAAAATCAGAATATTTAAAATTTGAAGGTGGAATAGTTGATTTTTTAAGTGAAATAACTAAAGAAGAGAAAAAAATAATAGAAAATATTATATATATAGAAGGAACTAAAGATGATGTTGTAGTAGAGGTATCATTTGTATATACAGAAAAACAAAGAGAAAATGCTTATTCATTTGTAAATAATATAAATACTCATGAAGGAGGGACACATCTTAGTGGATTTAAAACAGCACTTACAAGAGTAATCAATGATGTAGCTAGAGAACAAGGATACATTAAAGAAAAAGATGGAAAATTTCAAGGTACAGATGTAAGAGAAGGTATTACATGTATAGTAAGTGTTAAAGTACCTGAACCGCAATTTGAAGGACAAACAAAAACAAAATTAGGAAATTCAGAAGTTACAGGCGTGGTATCATCAATAGTTTTTGATTATCTGAAAATGTATTTAGATGACCATCCAAATGATACTAAAAATATAGTTGAAAGAATATTACTTTCTAAAAAAGCTAGAGAAGCAGCTAAAAAGGCAAGAGAGTTAGTACTTAGAAAAAATGCACTTGAAGTTGGCTCACTTCCTGGAAAATTAGCTGATTGTTCATCAAAAAAATCAGAAGAATGTGAAGTATATATAGTAGAGGGAGATAGTGCGGGAGGAAGTGCAAAACAAGGAAGAGATAGAAGATTCCAAGCAATATTACCTTTAAGAGGAAAAATATTAAATGTAGAAAAAGCCGGTATTCATAAAATACTTGAAAATAATGAAATAAGAGCATTAATAACAGCTATAGGAACAAATATCGGTGATGATTTTGATATAGAAAAATTAAGATACAGTAAAATAATAATAATGACAGATGCCGATGTAGATGGGGCACATATAAGAACCCTTTTACTTACTTTCTTTTATAGATATTTACCAGAGCTTATAGAAAATGGAAATATATTTATAGCGCAACCACCATTATATAAAATATCAAAAGGAAAATCAATTGTTTATGCTTATTCAGATAAACAATTAAATGATATTTTAAAAACATTTGATGAGGGAACAAGATATAATTTACAAAGATATAAAGGACTTGGAGAAATGAATCCAGAACAATTATGGGAAACAACAATGGATCCAGATACAAGAACATTATTAAAAGTAACTCTTGAAAGTGCAACAGAAGCAGATAGATTATTCTCTGTGTTAATGGGAGATAAAGTAGAACCTAGAAGAGAGTTTATTGAAGAACACGCAGAATATGTAAGAAACTTAGATATTTAATTTACTTGAGAGGAGTATAGAAATATGTCAATTGAAAAAGAGATATATATAGAGGATGAGATTAAGGCATCATACCTTGATTATTCAATGAGTGTAATTGTAAGTAGAGCACTTCCAGATGTAAGAGATGGATTAAAACCTGTACATAGAAGAATACTTTTTGCAATGAATGAAATGGGAATGACTAATGATAAGCCTTATAAAAAAAGTGCTAGAATCGTTGGGGAAGTACTAGGTAAGTATCATCCACATGGAGATACTGCAGTATATAATACTATGGTGAGAATGGCACAAGAGTTTAACTATAGATATATGCTTGTACAAGGACATGGAAACTTTGGTTCTATAGATGGAGATAGTGCAGCTGCTATGAGATATACAGAAGCAAGAATGGCAAAAATTACTTCTGAGTTATTAGTAGATATTGATAAAGATACTATAGATTATAGAAAAAACTTTGATGATAGCTTAGATGAACCTGTAGTATTACCAGCAAAACTTCCAAATTTACTTTTAAATGGTGCAGATGGAATAGCAGTAGGAATGGCTACTAAAATACCACCACATAATTTAGGTGAGTTAGTAGATGCTATTATTGCATTAATAGATAATAAAGATATAACAATTGAAGAATTATCTACTCATATAAAAGGACCAGATTTTCCAACTGGTGGAATTATATTTGGAAAAAAAGGTATAAAAGAAGCATATGAAACAGGAAGAGGAAGAATATTAGTTTCTGGAAAAGTAGATGTAGAAGAGAAAAAAAATGGTAGAGTTAGTTTGATAATAACAGAACTTCCTTATCAAGTAAATAAAGCAAGACTTATAGAAAAAATAGCTAACTTAGTAAAAGAAAAAAGATTACAAGGAATATCAGATCTTAGAGATGAATCAGATAGAGATGGAATAAGAGTTGTAATAGAACTTAAAAAAGGAGAAGAACCAGAATTAATATTAAATAATTTATATAAATATACAGAATTACAAACAACTTTTGGGATAATTATGCTTGCACTTGTAAATAATATACCTAGAGTATTAAACTTAAAAGAAGTTTTAGAATATTATTTACAACATAGATTTGAAGTAGTAACAAGAAGAACACGATTTGAATTAAATAAAGCAGAAAAAAGAGCACATATTTTAGAAGGATTTAGAATAGCATTAGATAATATTGATAAAATTATAGAGTTAATTAGAGCTTCTAATGATGGAAATACAGCAAAAGAAAAGCTAGTAGAATCATATAGCATAAGTGAAATACAAGCAAAAGCTATATTGGATATGAAATTACAAAGATTAACAGGATTAGAAAGAGGAAAAATAGAAGCTGAATATAATGAACTTATGAAATTAATCATTGAGTTAAAAGAAATATTAAATAATGATAATAGAATATATGAAATAATAAAAGCAGAGCTTGTAGAATTAAAAGAAAAATTTAATGATGAAAGACGTACAGAGATAAAAGCTTCAAGAAGAGATATATCTGTAGAAGATATAATAAAAGATGAAAAAATGATAGTAACACTTACTAATAAAGGTTATGTAAAAAGAATGGCTTTAGATAAATATAAAGCACAAAAAAGAGGCGGAAAAGGAATATCTGCTCAAGTAACTATAGAAGATGATTTTGTAGAAAGTATGTATGTAGCTTCTACATTGGATACATTGATGATATTTACTGATTTTGGAAAAGCATATAGTTTAAAAGTATATGAAATTCCTGAAACATCTAGACAAGCAAAAGGAAAACTTATAACTAATCTTATAAATTTAGATAAAAATGAAAAAGTAAGAGCAATTATAAAAGTTCGAGATTTTTCAGATGAAACAGAAGTATTCTTCTTAACATCACAAGGAAAAGCAAAGAAAACAAATTTAGATTTATTTAAAAATATGAATAGATCTGGAATTATAGCTATTAAACTTAATGAAATGGATAATTTAATATATGTAGGACTTATAAATAATGAGAAAGAAGAGATATTTGTAGCAACTAAAAAAGGTTATGCAATAAGATTTGGTCAAGAACTTATAAGATCTATGGGAAGAAATGCAGCAGGAGTTAAAGCTATAACTCTTCGTACAAATGATGAAGTCGTATCTGGAGTAATAGTAAGAAATGA from Hypnocyclicus thermotrophus includes the following:
- the recF gene encoding DNA replication/repair protein RecF (All proteins in this family for which functions are known are DNA-binding proteins that assist the filamentation of RecA onto DNA for the initiation of recombination or recombinational repair.), which encodes MFIKNLSYFNFRNLIDGNLEFDKKFNLFLGKNGQGKTSVLESIYFTITGQSFRTKNIKDIIKYEKLKLATYLEYEDKFSEKNIAIKTISNKKEYFYNKKKVTYDEYLGRLNVISFIPEDINLIIGSPMNRRNFFDYEISQGNTSYYIHLKNYNKILKIRNTFFKNKDFSEIFEIYNQKFFEEIVEIVTMRYEYIKKISILLNLNYRKLFDNKSELILTYKNSFGDITKLNKNQIMKKLLEYYKKIKDKEKKYGYSLIGPQKDDFLFLLNGKEAKSFSSQGEKKSIIFALKISEIDMLIKEKSETPIFLIDDISSYFDSIRKESIIKYFENREIQLFLSSTDDLGINSKKFKIFKGDVNG
- a CDS encoding DUF721 domain-containing protein, whose amino-acid sequence is MDEIRINPVNEIVKLGIKQSRMLKESMIRAYYNKIVEPYFFENSMIIKLDNDILIIGVKNSIWLQEFTLKKNIILYKINKIFENNYIKNIRFEIKENINPEKIYEENFEKFEPEKINLKKEEIEKIEKKIEEYDEVIKEKIKNMMILSKKKEIYLKNHNYKKCKNCGIYFYSERDICINCFNQNKHKERKKLYNIIKNIPFIKYEDLTNTHITKEQFLDIRAKIKDEVRKKMMDGANNNNIKVYKKYARIYFMIETQNSNEKEIENLVNNYLKRLIY
- the gyrB gene encoding DNA topoisomerase (ATP-hydrolyzing) subunit B; the encoded protein is MSYKAENIKVLEGLEAVRKRPGMYIGSTSIRGLHHLVYEIVDNSVDEALAGYCNNIQVNILPDNIIEIRDNGRGIPVDLHPKHNKSALEIIMTVLHAGGKFEKSGYKVSGGLHGVGASVVNALSEWCEVESRRDGGVFYQKYFRGKPVEPVKKIGDCYEETGTTVRFKADYEIFETLEYEFDTLKSRLKELAYLNKGLSITITDSRKDKEKSEYLKFEGGIVDFLSEITKEEKKIIENIIYIEGTKDDVVVEVSFVYTEKQRENAYSFVNNINTHEGGTHLSGFKTALTRVINDVAREQGYIKEKDGKFQGTDVREGITCIVSVKVPEPQFEGQTKTKLGNSEVTGVVSSIVFDYLKMYLDDHPNDTKNIVERILLSKKAREAAKKARELVLRKNALEVGSLPGKLADCSSKKSEECEVYIVEGDSAGGSAKQGRDRRFQAILPLRGKILNVEKAGIHKILENNEIRALITAIGTNIGDDFDIEKLRYSKIIIMTDADVDGAHIRTLLLTFFYRYLPELIENGNIFIAQPPLYKISKGKSIVYAYSDKQLNDILKTFDEGTRYNLQRYKGLGEMNPEQLWETTMDPDTRTLLKVTLESATEADRLFSVLMGDKVEPRREFIEEHAEYVRNLDI
- the gyrA gene encoding DNA gyrase subunit A, which produces MSIEKEIYIEDEIKASYLDYSMSVIVSRALPDVRDGLKPVHRRILFAMNEMGMTNDKPYKKSARIVGEVLGKYHPHGDTAVYNTMVRMAQEFNYRYMLVQGHGNFGSIDGDSAAAMRYTEARMAKITSELLVDIDKDTIDYRKNFDDSLDEPVVLPAKLPNLLLNGADGIAVGMATKIPPHNLGELVDAIIALIDNKDITIEELSTHIKGPDFPTGGIIFGKKGIKEAYETGRGRILVSGKVDVEEKKNGRVSLIITELPYQVNKARLIEKIANLVKEKRLQGISDLRDESDRDGIRVVIELKKGEEPELILNNLYKYTELQTTFGIIMLALVNNIPRVLNLKEVLEYYLQHRFEVVTRRTRFELNKAEKRAHILEGFRIALDNIDKIIELIRASNDGNTAKEKLVESYSISEIQAKAILDMKLQRLTGLERGKIEAEYNELMKLIIELKEILNNDNRIYEIIKAELVELKEKFNDERRTEIKASRRDISVEDIIKDEKMIVTLTNKGYVKRMALDKYKAQKRGGKGISAQVTIEDDFVESMYVASTLDTLMIFTDFGKAYSLKVYEIPETSRQAKGKLITNLINLDKNEKVRAIIKVRDFSDETEVFFLTSQGKAKKTNLDLFKNMNRSGIIAIKLNEMDNLIYVGLINNEKEEIFVATKKGYAIRFGQELIRSMGRNAAGVKAITLRTNDEVVSGVIVRNEEEKILTITERGYGKRTDLEEYPLQSRGGKGVINIKSNIKTGDVVEIKSVNDDEELMAITSNGIVIRTPVEKISNIGRATQGVKVMRVAENEKVVSIVKVKKNLEDEIDIEEEE